A section of the Desulfomonile tiedjei genome encodes:
- a CDS encoding TIGR03960 family B12-binding radical SAM protein translates to MSDEFLPLVQKPSRYIGNEINAVHKDLASVRLRMGLAFPDVYEVGMSHLGLKILYSIVNARPDLYAERVFAPWPDMEDLMRQRQSPLVTLETGTRLADLDIVGFSLQYELCATTVLQMLHLGGIPLRAENRVDGDPVIVGGGPVAFNPMPLAAFFDALVVGDGEEIILELADTYIEWKEQGGAREELLQRWKGLPGVFVPALHRKGEVVFKRLVPDLDKALFPCRFLVPFSEVVHDRVGVEISRGCTRGCRFCQAGMLYRPVREREPETILQLARENIAATGWDEIALLSLSSGDYSRIGDLIKRMSEETAPAMVALSLPSLRTDTFEAEMAEQIRKVRKTGFTLAPEAGTDRLRRIINKGNTEEDLERAVTAAFEAGWKSVKLYFMVGLPFETDEDLDGIANLIRKASKWAKGGKITASVSTFVPKSHTPFQWAEQISIDETRRRQQYIRRYFQKGRVRVKFHDARVSFLEGVIARGDENLGGVIERAFFKGARLDGWDEHLKFDLWMEAFQEEGIDPANYLLARPVEEGLPWAVVNAGVRTEYLIEEWEKAKSEAATLDCRFGECGGCGVCDFDEIFPRLASDRELPEFRPGELPASESPRRLRLRYGKIGRMRFLGHQDIIRLFHRAFRRLGLRLDYSKGFHPHPRLRFSPPLALGLESVAEYLDFDLVNCHLTHEEIFHALARALPEGVKPLKLDEISLSDPSICGKIRQFKYQISVEGSLPVEEIRRRVAEFKSSPTVQLNRERGGKTDTRNLKDWVESLEFADNRLEMSVASGPSGSIHPLDALCVILGQGRDKIRTMKILKTSAILEAAESSG, encoded by the coding sequence TTGTCGGATGAATTCCTGCCGCTTGTTCAAAAACCGTCTCGGTACATAGGAAACGAAATAAACGCTGTTCACAAAGATCTTGCGTCAGTGAGGCTCAGAATGGGTCTTGCGTTTCCGGACGTTTACGAAGTGGGGATGTCCCATTTGGGGCTTAAGATCCTTTACTCAATCGTAAACGCCAGACCCGATCTTTATGCGGAGCGGGTGTTCGCTCCCTGGCCGGATATGGAAGATCTGATGAGGCAGCGGCAAAGTCCTTTGGTGACTCTGGAGACGGGGACGCGGCTCGCGGACTTGGACATCGTCGGGTTTTCTCTGCAATACGAACTCTGCGCAACCACGGTGCTCCAGATGCTTCATCTAGGAGGCATTCCTCTGCGGGCCGAAAACCGAGTAGATGGAGACCCTGTGATTGTCGGGGGCGGGCCCGTGGCTTTCAATCCAATGCCGTTGGCCGCGTTTTTCGATGCTCTAGTTGTGGGGGACGGGGAAGAGATAATCCTGGAGTTGGCCGACACCTATATAGAATGGAAGGAGCAAGGCGGTGCTAGGGAAGAGCTTCTCCAACGGTGGAAAGGCCTCCCGGGAGTATTTGTTCCCGCGCTGCACCGCAAAGGTGAGGTTGTCTTCAAACGGCTGGTACCTGACCTGGACAAGGCCCTGTTTCCGTGCCGATTCCTGGTCCCCTTCTCGGAGGTGGTTCATGACCGCGTGGGAGTGGAGATTTCGCGCGGCTGCACGCGTGGCTGCCGTTTCTGTCAGGCAGGGATGCTTTACAGGCCGGTTCGGGAGAGGGAACCGGAGACCATTTTACAATTGGCCAGGGAAAACATTGCTGCCACGGGCTGGGACGAGATCGCGCTGCTCTCCCTTTCGTCGGGGGACTATTCTCGCATAGGAGATCTTATCAAGCGGATGTCCGAGGAAACCGCGCCGGCAATGGTTGCTCTTTCCCTGCCATCCTTGCGCACGGATACATTCGAAGCCGAAATGGCGGAGCAGATACGCAAAGTGCGCAAGACCGGGTTCACCCTGGCTCCCGAAGCCGGGACCGACAGGCTGCGCAGAATCATCAACAAAGGGAATACCGAGGAAGACCTGGAGCGCGCGGTTACCGCTGCGTTTGAGGCAGGATGGAAGTCGGTCAAACTGTATTTTATGGTCGGTCTCCCCTTCGAGACCGACGAAGACCTGGACGGCATAGCAAACCTCATCCGAAAGGCCTCCAAATGGGCCAAGGGCGGGAAAATCACCGCGTCGGTCTCCACTTTCGTCCCCAAATCTCATACCCCTTTTCAATGGGCGGAACAGATCTCCATTGACGAGACACGACGGAGACAGCAGTACATCAGACGCTATTTCCAGAAGGGAAGGGTGCGGGTGAAGTTTCACGACGCGAGAGTCTCCTTCCTGGAAGGGGTCATTGCCAGAGGTGACGAAAACCTGGGGGGCGTGATTGAACGAGCCTTCTTCAAAGGTGCGCGACTGGATGGATGGGATGAGCACTTGAAGTTCGACCTATGGATGGAAGCTTTTCAAGAGGAAGGGATAGACCCCGCAAATTATCTCCTTGCCAGACCAGTCGAGGAGGGATTGCCGTGGGCGGTCGTGAATGCAGGTGTCCGGACCGAATACCTGATTGAGGAGTGGGAAAAAGCCAAATCAGAAGCCGCGACGCTTGATTGTCGATTCGGAGAGTGCGGCGGTTGCGGAGTGTGCGACTTCGATGAAATTTTTCCTCGCCTGGCTTCAGACCGGGAGCTCCCCGAATTCAGGCCCGGCGAGTTGCCGGCTTCGGAATCACCGCGGCGCCTTCGCCTGCGGTACGGCAAGATCGGACGAATGAGATTCCTCGGCCATCAGGATATTATTCGACTCTTCCATAGGGCCTTCCGCAGGTTAGGCCTGCGGCTGGATTATTCCAAGGGCTTCCATCCGCATCCCAGATTGCGCTTCTCTCCGCCGCTTGCTCTGGGCCTGGAGAGCGTCGCTGAATATTTGGATTTTGACCTTGTTAACTGTCATCTCACCCATGAGGAGATTTTTCACGCTCTTGCTCGGGCTCTTCCCGAAGGTGTTAAGCCTTTGAAACTCGATGAAATTTCTTTGAGCGATCCGTCTATTTGTGGTAAAATTCGACAGTTTAAGTATCAGATCTCGGTTGAGGGCTCTCTGCCGGTTGAAGAGATAAGGCGAAGGGTTGCCGAATTCAAATCTTCGCCGACCGTCCAACTGAACAGAGAACGCGGTGGAAAGACCGACACCCGCAATTTGAAAGATTGGGTGGAGAGTCTTGAGTTCGCGGATAATCGCTTGGAAATGAGTGTCGCATCAGGTCCTTCGGGATCTATACATCCGTTGGATGCTCTTTGCGTCATCCTCGGGCAGGGCAGGGACAAGATAAGAACAATGAAGATATTGAAGACATCCGCAATATTGGAGGCTGCCGAAAGTAGCGGATAA